The following are encoded in a window of Lagenorhynchus albirostris chromosome 3, mLagAlb1.1, whole genome shotgun sequence genomic DNA:
- the DOT1L gene encoding histone-lysine N-methyltransferase, H3 lysine-79 specific isoform X9, which produces MGEKLELRLKSPVGAEPAVYPWPLPVYLERGDFLSEEWRERIANTSVIFVNNFAFGPEVDHQLKERFANMKEGGRIVSSKPFAPLNFRINSRNLSDIGTIMRVVELSPLKGSVSWTGKPVSYYLHTIDRTILENYFSSLKNPKLREEQEAARRRQQRENKSNTTTPTKVPESKTAMPADTPMDSGAEEEKAGATTVKKPSPSKARKKKLNKKGRKMAGRKRGRPKKMSTANPERKPKKTQSALDLLHAQTVSRAASPSPQGAPYQLPPSTQRRPPEQLLLAPAPPALHRLLESFKIQYLQFLAYTKTPQYKANLQQLLDQEKEKNARLLGAVQQLFGHCQAQKEEIKRLFQQKLDELGVKALTYNDLIQAQKEISAHNQQLREQTEQLEKGNRELRSQSLRLLKARCEELKLDWSTLSLEGLLKEKQALKSQISEKQRHCLELQISIVELEKSQRQQELLQLKSCVPPDDALSLHLRGKGGLGREPEAEPGRPHLELDCARFSLPHLSNMSPELSMNGHAAGYELCGALSRPSPKQNTPQYLASPLDQEVVPCTPNHSGRPRLEKLSGLALPDYTRLSPAKLVLRRHLSQDHTANSRATASELHSRAEHAKENGLPYQSPGIANGIKLSPQDPRPSSPAALQMTGEKGSEKREQAGPVVCLQGLKERTYASSGEAITSLPVSIPLSTVQPSKLPVSIPLASVVLPSRAEKVRSTPSPVPQARESSSTLEKQMGAGTHGSGCNAAGSRSLALAPAGFAYAGSVAISGALAGSPAPLVSGAEPPALDESSSSGSLFATVGSRSSTPQHPPLLAQPRNCGSASPAPQLCASPRLGAQGPLPDTSKGDLPSEAGFSDPESEAKRRIVFTISAGSSSAKQSPSSKHSPLSSGARGDGGQSHGQDSRKRGRRKRAAAGTPGFSSGVSPKRRALPSVAGLFTQSSGSPLNLNSMVSNINQPLEITAISSPESSLKSSPVPYQDNDQPPVLKKEKPLSQTNGAHYSPLTSDEEQGSEDEPSSARIERKIATISLESKSPPKTLENGGGLAGRKVPASEPVNSSKWKSTFSPISDLGLAKAADSPLQAASALSHNSLFAFRPGLEEPGAADAKLAAHPRKSFPGALPGAGGLSPSSHPASSFALGGGLAADLSLHSFSDGASLSHKAPEAAGLGTPLSFPGPRGKEGGAADPGPFVNKRQLDGLAPKGEGGPPVCGPADKASATHGKAGKGRDREPDVKNGHNLFMAAAAAAAAAAAATPPGGLLSGPGLAPAASSAGGTAPSAQTHRPFLGAFAPGPQFALGPMSLQANLGPSVLQSLFSSVPAAGLVHVSTAATRLTNSHAMGSFSSGVAGGAVGGAFNHAVPPASAHPFGASFGSGAACRSATLSLTPLQAVASTPASSFQAPPPAEPRPPPPPPHLGRPPPGPPALHAPPPPNAALPPPPALLPANSEPVLLQNLASLPANQAFLPASSAASVPPANASLSIKLASLPHKVSRPSFTVHHPPLPGLALAQAAPVIPQASSTGPPAVWVSLGMPPPYAARLAGVKPR; this is translated from the exons ctGGAGAGAGGAGATTTCCTCTCGGAGGAGTGGAGAGAGCGGATCGCCAACACGAG TGTTATATTTGTGAATAACTTTGCCTTTGGTCCTGAGGTGGATCACCAGCTGAAGGAGCGGTTCGCAAACATGAAGGAAG GTGGCAGAATCGTGTCCTCGAAGCCCTTTGCACCTCTGAACTTCAGAATAAACAGTAGAAACTTGAGTG ACATCGGCACCATCATGCGCGTCGTGGAGCTGTCGCCTCTAAAAGGCTCGGTGTCGTGGACGGGGAAGCCGGTGTCTTACTACCTGCACACCATCGACCGCACCATA cTTGAAAACTATTTTTCTAGTCTGAAAAATCCAAAACTCAGG GAGGAACAAGAGGCAGCTCGGCGCCGGCAGCAGCGGGAGAACAAGAGCAACACGACCACCCCCACCAAGGTGCCCGAGAGCAAGACGGCCATGCCCGCCGACACCCCCATG GACTCTGGTGCTGAGGAAGAGAAAGCCGGGGCGACCACTGTCAAGAAGCCATCTCCCTCCAAGGCCCGGAAGAAGAAGCTGAACAAGAAGGGCCGGAAGATGGCCGGCCGGAAGCGCGGACGTCCCAAGAAGATGAGCACCGCCAACCCCGAGCGCAAGCCCAAGAAGACCCAGAGCGCACTGGACCTGCTGCACGCCCAGACTGTGTCGCGGGCGGCGTCACCCTCGCCGCAGG GCGCCCCCTACCAGCTACCTCCCAGCACGCAGCGACGCCCCCCTGAGCAGCTGCTGCTGGCGCCCGCCCCGCCTGCCCTACACCGGCTGCTAG AATCCTTCAAGATTCAGTACCTACAGTTCCTGGCGTACACAAAGACCCCTCAGTACAAGGCCAACCTGCAGCAGCTGCTGGACCAGGAGAAG GAGAAGAACGCCCGGTTGCTGGGCGCCGTGCAGCAGCTGTTCGGCCACTGCCAAGCTCAGAAGGAGGAGATCAAGAGGCTTTTCCAGCAGAAACTGGATGAG CTGGGAGTGAAGGCGCTGACCTACAACGACCTGATCCAAGCGCAGAAGGAGATCTCAGCTCACAACCAGCAGCTGAGGGAGCAGACGGAGCAGCTGGAGAAGGGCAACCGGGAGCTGAGGAGCCAGAGCCTGCGGCTG CTCAAGGCACGGTGCGAGGAGCTGAAGCTGGACTGGTCCACGCTGTCCCTTGAGGGCCTGCTGAAGGAGAAGCAGGCCCTGAAGAGCCAGATCTCGGAGAAGCAGAGGCACTGCCTGGAGCTGCAG ATCAGCATTGTGGAGCTGGAGAAGAGCCAGCGGCAGCAGGAGCTCCTGCAGCTAAAGTCCTGCGTGCCGCCCGACGACGCCCTGTCCCTGCACCTGCGCGGGAAGGGTGGCCTGGGCCGAGAGCCGGAGGCCGAGCCCGGCCGGCCACACCTGGAGCTGGACTGTGCCAGGTTCTCCCTGCCCCACTTGAGCAACATGAGCCCGGAGCTGTCCATGAACGGCCACGCGGCCGGCTATGAGCTCTGCGGCGCGCTGAGCCGGCCCTCGCCCAAGCAGAACACCCCCCAGTACCTGGCCTCCCCCCTGGACCAGGAGGTCGTGCCCTGCACCCCGAACCACAGTGGCCGGCCGAGGCTCGAGAAGTTGTCCGGCCTGGCCCTGCCCGACTACACCAGGCTCTCCCCGGCCAAGCTGGTGCTGCGGCGCCACCTGAGCCAGGACCACACAGCCAACAGCAGGGCGACCGCCAGCGAGCTGCACTCACG AGCTGAGCATGCCAAGGAGAACGGCCTCCCGTACCAGAGCCCCGGCATCGCCAACGGCATCAAACTGAGCCCACAGGACCCTCGGCCCTCGTCCCCTGCGGCCTTGCAGATGACGGGAGAGAAGGGCAGTGAGAAG CGGGAGCAGGCTGGCCCGGTGGTGTGTCTGCAGGGTTTGAAGGAGCGCACCTACGCCAGCAGTGGGGAGGCCATCACCAGCCTGCCCGTCAGCATCCCGCTCAGCACCGTGCAGCCTAGCAAGCTGCCAGTCAGCATCCCTCTGGCCAGCGTGGTGCTGCCCAGCCGCGCCGAGAAGGTG AGAAGCACCCCCAGCCCCGTGCCGCAGGCCCGAGAGTCCTCGTCCACACTGGAGAAGCAGATGGGTGCTGGCACCCACGGCTCCGGGTGCAACGCTGCTGGGAGCAGAAGCCTCGCCCTGGCCCCCGCAG GCTTTGCCTACgccggctcagtggccatcagTGGGGCCCTGGCAGGCAGCCCGGCACCACTCGTCTCTGGAGCCGAGCCCCCCGCCCTGGACGAGTCCTCCAGCTCTGGAAGCCTCTTTGCCACTGTGGGGTCCCGCAGCTCCACCCCTCAGCACCCCCCCCTGCTGGCGCAGCCCCGCAACTGCGGCTCGGCCTCGCCCGCCCCCCAGCTCTGCGCCAGTCCCCGGCTCGGCGCCCAGGGCCCGCTCCCCGACACCAGCAAAGGAGACCTGCCCTCTGAGGCCGGCTTCTCGGATCCCGAGAGTGAAGCCAAGAGAAGGATCGTCTTCACCATCTCGGCCGGCTCTAGCAGCGCCAAGCAGTCACCTTCCAGCAAGCACAGCCCTCTGTCCTCGGGCGCCCGCGGTGACGGCGGCCAGAGCCACGGGCAGGACAGCCGCAAGAGGGGCAGGAGGAAGCGGGCAGCGGCGGGGACCCCCGGCTTCAGCTCGGGCGTGTCCCCCAAGCGCCGGGCCCTGCCATCCGTCGCCGGCCTCTTCACCCAGTCTTCAGGGTCCCCCCTGAACCTCAACTCCATG GTCAGCAACATCAACCAGCCCTTGGAAATCACGGCCATCTCGTCCCCCGAGAGCTCCCTGAAGAGCTCGCCTGTCCCTTACCAGGACAACGACCAGCCGCCCGTGCTCAAGAAGGAGAAGCCCCTGAGCCAGACCAACGGGGCCCACTATTCCCCGCTGACCTCGGATGAGGAGCAGGGCTCTGAGGACGAGCCCAGCAGTGCCAG aaTTGAGAGAAAAATTGCAACCATCTCCTTAGAAAGCAAATCTCCTCCAAAAACCTTGGAAAATG GGGGCGGCCTGGCGGGAAGGAAGGTGCCAGCCAGCGAGCCGGTCAACAGCAGCAAGTGGAAGTCCACCTTCTCGCCCATCTCCGACCTCGGCCTGGCCAAGGCAGCCGACAGCCCGCTGCAGGCCGCCTCCGCTCTGAGCCACAACTCCCTGTTCGCTTTCCGGCCCGGCCTGGAGGAACCTGGCGCGGCTGATGCCAAGCTGGCTGCCCACCCCAGGAAGAGCTTCCCAGGCGCGCTGCCGGGGGCGGGCGGGCTGAGCCCCAGCAGCCATCCCGCCAGCAGCTTCGCCCTGGGCGGGGGCCTGGCGGCCGACCTCAGTTTACACAGCTTCAGCGATGGTGCTTCTCTCTCCCACAAGGCCCCCGAGGCGGCCGGCCTGGGCACCCCCCTGAGCTTTCCCGGCCCGCGGGGCAAGGAGGGCGGCGCCGCAGACCCCGGCCCCTTCGTGAACAAGAGACAGCTGGACGGACTGGCCCCGAAGGGCGAGGGGGGCCCACCTGTGTGCGGGCCCGCGGACAAGGCCTCAGCGACGCACGGCAAGGCGGGCAAGGGCCGTGACCGCGAGCCCGACGTCAAGAACGGCCACAACCTCTTCatggccgctgctgctgctgccgccgccgccgccgctgccaccCCCCCCGGGGGCCTCCTCAGCGGCCCGGGCCTTGCCCCGGCGGCGTCCTCGGCAGGGGGCACGGCCCCGTCCGCCCAGACCCACCGCCCCTTCCTGGGCGCCTTCGCCCCCGGCCCGCAGTTCGCACTGGGCCCCATGTCCCTGCAGGCCAACCTGGGTCCGTCTGTGCTGCAGTCCCTGTTCAGCTCCGTGCCCGCCGCCGGCCTGGTGCACGTCTCAACCGCCGCCACCAGACTGACCAACTCGCACGCCATGGGCAGCTTCTCCTCCGGGGTGGCCGGCGGTGCAGTCGGAG GTGCCTTTAACCACGCGGTGCCTCCCGCCTCCGCTCATCCGTTTGGAGCCAGTTTCGGCAGTGGGGCTGCATGTCGCAGCGCCACGCTGAGCCTAACCCCGCTGCAGGCGGTGGCCAGCACCCCGGCCTCTTCCTttcaggccccgccccctgcgGAGCCGaggccgcccccgccccctccgcaCCTGGGCCGGCCCCCTCCGGGGCCGCCCGCCCTCCACGCCCCGCCCCCTCCTAACGCCGCCTTGCCTCCGCCCCCCGCGCTGCTCCCGGCTAACTCTGAGCCCGTGCTCCTGCAGAACCTCGCGTCCCTCCCAGCTAACCAAGCTTTCTTACCTGCCtcctctgctgcctctgtgccGCCTGCTAACGCCTCTCTGTCCATCAAGCTCGCCTCACTTCCGCACAAGGTGTCCCGCCCCTCCTTCACGGTGCACCACCCGCCCCTGCCCGGGCTGGCCCTGGCCCAGGCCGCGCCCGTGATCCCGCAGGCCAGCTCCACGGGGCCGCCCGCCGTGTGGGTTTCCCTTGGCATGCCACCTCCGTATGCCGCGCGCCTTGCGGGGGTTAAGCCGCGATAA
- the DOT1L gene encoding histone-lysine N-methyltransferase, H3 lysine-79 specific isoform X3, translated as MEAPPPPARTGKGRPSRGAVGLHCIHGLGVRRPWSHPPLSAVVALSLPKACRAPLPEALTREPTPPPWSRGPMMPRWSRGPMMPWDLCPLPRGPVACSELGSGQRLSPASFSFESMQRLCDKYNRAIDSIHQLWKGTTQPMKLNTRPSTGLLRHILQQVYNHSVTDPEKLNNYEPFSPEVYGETSFDLVAQMIDEIKMTEDDLFVDLGSGVGQVVLQVAAATNCKHHYGVEKADIPAKYAETMDREFRKWMKWYGKKHAEYTLERGDFLSEEWRERIANTSVIFVNNFAFGPEVDHQLKERFANMKEGGRIVSSKPFAPLNFRINSRNLSDIGTIMRVVELSPLKGSVSWTGKPVSYYLHTIDRTILENYFSSLKNPKLREEQEAARRRQQRENKSNTTTPTKVPESKTAMPADTPMARKKKLNKKGRKMAGRKRGRPKKMSTANPERKPKKTQSALDLLHAQTVSRAASPSPQGAPYQLPPSTQRRPPEQLLLAPAPPALHRLLESFKIQYLQFLAYTKTPQYKANLQQLLDQEKEKNARLLGAVQQLFGHCQAQKEEIKRLFQQKLDELGVKALTYNDLIQAQKEISAHNQQLREQTEQLEKGNRELRSQSLRLLKARCEELKLDWSTLSLEGLLKEKQALKSQISEKQRHCLELQISIVELEKSQRQQELLQLKSCVPPDDALSLHLRGKGGLGREPEAEPGRPHLELDCARFSLPHLSNMSPELSMNGHAAGYELCGALSRPSPKQNTPQYLASPLDQEVVPCTPNHSGRPRLEKLSGLALPDYTRLSPAKLVLRRHLSQDHTANSRATASELHSRAEHAKENGLPYQSPGIANGIKLSPQDPRPSSPAALQMTGEKGSEKREQAGPVVCLQGLKERTYASSGEAITSLPVSIPLSTVQPSKLPVSIPLASVVLPSRAEKVRSTPSPVPQARESSSTLEKQMGAGTHGSGCNAAGSRSLALAPAGFAYAGSVAISGALAGSPAPLVSGAEPPALDESSSSGSLFATVGSRSSTPQHPPLLAQPRNCGSASPAPQLCASPRLGAQGPLPDTSKGDLPSEAGFSDPESEAKRRIVFTISAGSSSAKQSPSSKHSPLSSGARGDGGQSHGQDSRKRGRRKRAAAGTPGFSSGVSPKRRALPSVAGLFTQSSGSPLNLNSMVSNINQPLEITAISSPESSLKSSPVPYQDNDQPPVLKKEKPLSQTNGAHYSPLTSDEEQGSEDEPSSARIERKIATISLESKSPPKTLENGGGLAGRKVPASEPVNSSKWKSTFSPISDLGLAKAADSPLQAASALSHNSLFAFRPGLEEPGAADAKLAAHPRKSFPGALPGAGGLSPSSHPASSFALGGGLAADLSLHSFSDGASLSHKAPEAAGLGTPLSFPGPRGKEGGAADPGPFVNKRQLDGLAPKGEGGPPVCGPADKASATHGKAGKGRDREPDVKNGHNLFMAAAAAAAAAAAATPPGGLLSGPGLAPAASSAGGTAPSAQTHRPFLGAFAPGPQFALGPMSLQANLGPSVLQSLFSSVPAAGLVHVSTAATRLTNSHAMGSFSSGVAGGAVGGAFNHAVPPASAHPFGASFGSGAACRSATLSLTPLQAVASTPASSFQAPPPAEPRPPPPPPHLGRPPPGPPALHAPPPPNAALPPPPALLPANSEPVLLQNLASLPANQAFLPASSAASVPPANASLSIKLASLPHKVSRPSFTVHHPPLPGLALAQAAPVIPQASSTGPPAVWVSLGMPPPYAARLAGVKPR; from the exons aGCCCTTTCCCTACCCAAGGCCTGCAGGGCACCGCTGCCCGAGGCTTTGACCCGTGAGCCGACCCCTCCGCCCTGGTCTCGAGGCCCCATGATGCCACGCTGGTCTCGAGGCCCCATGATGCCCTGGgacctctgccccctcccacgAGGCCCGGTGGCTTGTTCCGAGCTCGGCAGTGGCCAGCGGCTATCACCTGCCTCTTTCAGCTTCGAAAGCATGCAGAGGCTCTGTGACAAGTACAACCGGGCCATCGACAGCATCCACCAGCTG TGGAAGGGCACCACGCAGCCCATGAAGCTGAACACGCGGCCATCCACGGGGCTCCTGCGCCACATCCTGCAGCAGGTCTACAACCACTCGGTGACCGACCCCGAGAAACTCAACAACTATGAGCCCTTCTCCCCGGAGGTGTACGGGGAGACTTCCTTCGACCTGGTCGCTCAGATGATCGACGAGATCAAGATGACCGAAGACGACCTGTTTGTGGATCTGGGTAGCG gaGTGGGCCAGGTTGTGCTGCAGGTCGCTGCGGCTACCAACTGCAAACATCACTATGGTGTCGAGAAAGCTGACATCCCGGCCAAGTACGCGGAG ACCATGGACCGAGAGTTCAGGAAGTGGATGAAATGGTATGGAAAAAAGCATGCAGAATACACA ctGGAGAGAGGAGATTTCCTCTCGGAGGAGTGGAGAGAGCGGATCGCCAACACGAG TGTTATATTTGTGAATAACTTTGCCTTTGGTCCTGAGGTGGATCACCAGCTGAAGGAGCGGTTCGCAAACATGAAGGAAG GTGGCAGAATCGTGTCCTCGAAGCCCTTTGCACCTCTGAACTTCAGAATAAACAGTAGAAACTTGAGTG ACATCGGCACCATCATGCGCGTCGTGGAGCTGTCGCCTCTAAAAGGCTCGGTGTCGTGGACGGGGAAGCCGGTGTCTTACTACCTGCACACCATCGACCGCACCATA cTTGAAAACTATTTTTCTAGTCTGAAAAATCCAAAACTCAGG GAGGAACAAGAGGCAGCTCGGCGCCGGCAGCAGCGGGAGAACAAGAGCAACACGACCACCCCCACCAAGGTGCCCGAGAGCAAGACGGCCATGCCCGCCGACACCCCCATG GCCCGGAAGAAGAAGCTGAACAAGAAGGGCCGGAAGATGGCCGGCCGGAAGCGCGGACGTCCCAAGAAGATGAGCACCGCCAACCCCGAGCGCAAGCCCAAGAAGACCCAGAGCGCACTGGACCTGCTGCACGCCCAGACTGTGTCGCGGGCGGCGTCACCCTCGCCGCAGG GCGCCCCCTACCAGCTACCTCCCAGCACGCAGCGACGCCCCCCTGAGCAGCTGCTGCTGGCGCCCGCCCCGCCTGCCCTACACCGGCTGCTAG AATCCTTCAAGATTCAGTACCTACAGTTCCTGGCGTACACAAAGACCCCTCAGTACAAGGCCAACCTGCAGCAGCTGCTGGACCAGGAGAAG GAGAAGAACGCCCGGTTGCTGGGCGCCGTGCAGCAGCTGTTCGGCCACTGCCAAGCTCAGAAGGAGGAGATCAAGAGGCTTTTCCAGCAGAAACTGGATGAG CTGGGAGTGAAGGCGCTGACCTACAACGACCTGATCCAAGCGCAGAAGGAGATCTCAGCTCACAACCAGCAGCTGAGGGAGCAGACGGAGCAGCTGGAGAAGGGCAACCGGGAGCTGAGGAGCCAGAGCCTGCGGCTG CTCAAGGCACGGTGCGAGGAGCTGAAGCTGGACTGGTCCACGCTGTCCCTTGAGGGCCTGCTGAAGGAGAAGCAGGCCCTGAAGAGCCAGATCTCGGAGAAGCAGAGGCACTGCCTGGAGCTGCAG ATCAGCATTGTGGAGCTGGAGAAGAGCCAGCGGCAGCAGGAGCTCCTGCAGCTAAAGTCCTGCGTGCCGCCCGACGACGCCCTGTCCCTGCACCTGCGCGGGAAGGGTGGCCTGGGCCGAGAGCCGGAGGCCGAGCCCGGCCGGCCACACCTGGAGCTGGACTGTGCCAGGTTCTCCCTGCCCCACTTGAGCAACATGAGCCCGGAGCTGTCCATGAACGGCCACGCGGCCGGCTATGAGCTCTGCGGCGCGCTGAGCCGGCCCTCGCCCAAGCAGAACACCCCCCAGTACCTGGCCTCCCCCCTGGACCAGGAGGTCGTGCCCTGCACCCCGAACCACAGTGGCCGGCCGAGGCTCGAGAAGTTGTCCGGCCTGGCCCTGCCCGACTACACCAGGCTCTCCCCGGCCAAGCTGGTGCTGCGGCGCCACCTGAGCCAGGACCACACAGCCAACAGCAGGGCGACCGCCAGCGAGCTGCACTCACG AGCTGAGCATGCCAAGGAGAACGGCCTCCCGTACCAGAGCCCCGGCATCGCCAACGGCATCAAACTGAGCCCACAGGACCCTCGGCCCTCGTCCCCTGCGGCCTTGCAGATGACGGGAGAGAAGGGCAGTGAGAAG CGGGAGCAGGCTGGCCCGGTGGTGTGTCTGCAGGGTTTGAAGGAGCGCACCTACGCCAGCAGTGGGGAGGCCATCACCAGCCTGCCCGTCAGCATCCCGCTCAGCACCGTGCAGCCTAGCAAGCTGCCAGTCAGCATCCCTCTGGCCAGCGTGGTGCTGCCCAGCCGCGCCGAGAAGGTG AGAAGCACCCCCAGCCCCGTGCCGCAGGCCCGAGAGTCCTCGTCCACACTGGAGAAGCAGATGGGTGCTGGCACCCACGGCTCCGGGTGCAACGCTGCTGGGAGCAGAAGCCTCGCCCTGGCCCCCGCAG GCTTTGCCTACgccggctcagtggccatcagTGGGGCCCTGGCAGGCAGCCCGGCACCACTCGTCTCTGGAGCCGAGCCCCCCGCCCTGGACGAGTCCTCCAGCTCTGGAAGCCTCTTTGCCACTGTGGGGTCCCGCAGCTCCACCCCTCAGCACCCCCCCCTGCTGGCGCAGCCCCGCAACTGCGGCTCGGCCTCGCCCGCCCCCCAGCTCTGCGCCAGTCCCCGGCTCGGCGCCCAGGGCCCGCTCCCCGACACCAGCAAAGGAGACCTGCCCTCTGAGGCCGGCTTCTCGGATCCCGAGAGTGAAGCCAAGAGAAGGATCGTCTTCACCATCTCGGCCGGCTCTAGCAGCGCCAAGCAGTCACCTTCCAGCAAGCACAGCCCTCTGTCCTCGGGCGCCCGCGGTGACGGCGGCCAGAGCCACGGGCAGGACAGCCGCAAGAGGGGCAGGAGGAAGCGGGCAGCGGCGGGGACCCCCGGCTTCAGCTCGGGCGTGTCCCCCAAGCGCCGGGCCCTGCCATCCGTCGCCGGCCTCTTCACCCAGTCTTCAGGGTCCCCCCTGAACCTCAACTCCATG GTCAGCAACATCAACCAGCCCTTGGAAATCACGGCCATCTCGTCCCCCGAGAGCTCCCTGAAGAGCTCGCCTGTCCCTTACCAGGACAACGACCAGCCGCCCGTGCTCAAGAAGGAGAAGCCCCTGAGCCAGACCAACGGGGCCCACTATTCCCCGCTGACCTCGGATGAGGAGCAGGGCTCTGAGGACGAGCCCAGCAGTGCCAG aaTTGAGAGAAAAATTGCAACCATCTCCTTAGAAAGCAAATCTCCTCCAAAAACCTTGGAAAATG GGGGCGGCCTGGCGGGAAGGAAGGTGCCAGCCAGCGAGCCGGTCAACAGCAGCAAGTGGAAGTCCACCTTCTCGCCCATCTCCGACCTCGGCCTGGCCAAGGCAGCCGACAGCCCGCTGCAGGCCGCCTCCGCTCTGAGCCACAACTCCCTGTTCGCTTTCCGGCCCGGCCTGGAGGAACCTGGCGCGGCTGATGCCAAGCTGGCTGCCCACCCCAGGAAGAGCTTCCCAGGCGCGCTGCCGGGGGCGGGCGGGCTGAGCCCCAGCAGCCATCCCGCCAGCAGCTTCGCCCTGGGCGGGGGCCTGGCGGCCGACCTCAGTTTACACAGCTTCAGCGATGGTGCTTCTCTCTCCCACAAGGCCCCCGAGGCGGCCGGCCTGGGCACCCCCCTGAGCTTTCCCGGCCCGCGGGGCAAGGAGGGCGGCGCCGCAGACCCCGGCCCCTTCGTGAACAAGAGACAGCTGGACGGACTGGCCCCGAAGGGCGAGGGGGGCCCACCTGTGTGCGGGCCCGCGGACAAGGCCTCAGCGACGCACGGCAAGGCGGGCAAGGGCCGTGACCGCGAGCCCGACGTCAAGAACGGCCACAACCTCTTCatggccgctgctgctgctgccgccgccgccgccgctgccaccCCCCCCGGGGGCCTCCTCAGCGGCCCGGGCCTTGCCCCGGCGGCGTCCTCGGCAGGGGGCACGGCCCCGTCCGCCCAGACCCACCGCCCCTTCCTGGGCGCCTTCGCCCCCGGCCCGCAGTTCGCACTGGGCCCCATGTCCCTGCAGGCCAACCTGGGTCCGTCTGTGCTGCAGTCCCTGTTCAGCTCCGTGCCCGCCGCCGGCCTGGTGCACGTCTCAACCGCCGCCACCAGACTGACCAACTCGCACGCCATGGGCAGCTTCTCCTCCGGGGTGGCCGGCGGTGCAGTCGGAG GTGCCTTTAACCACGCGGTGCCTCCCGCCTCCGCTCATCCGTTTGGAGCCAGTTTCGGCAGTGGGGCTGCATGTCGCAGCGCCACGCTGAGCCTAACCCCGCTGCAGGCGGTGGCCAGCACCCCGGCCTCTTCCTttcaggccccgccccctgcgGAGCCGaggccgcccccgccccctccgcaCCTGGGCCGGCCCCCTCCGGGGCCGCCCGCCCTCCACGCCCCGCCCCCTCCTAACGCCGCCTTGCCTCCGCCCCCCGCGCTGCTCCCGGCTAACTCTGAGCCCGTGCTCCTGCAGAACCTCGCGTCCCTCCCAGCTAACCAAGCTTTCTTACCTGCCtcctctgctgcctctgtgccGCCTGCTAACGCCTCTCTGTCCATCAAGCTCGCCTCACTTCCGCACAAGGTGTCCCGCCCCTCCTTCACGGTGCACCACCCGCCCCTGCCCGGGCTGGCCCTGGCCCAGGCCGCGCCCGTGATCCCGCAGGCCAGCTCCACGGGGCCGCCCGCCGTGTGGGTTTCCCTTGGCATGCCACCTCCGTATGCCGCGCGCCTTGCGGGGGTTAAGCCGCGATAA